A genomic region of Porticoccaceae bacterium LTM1 contains the following coding sequences:
- the tgt gene encoding tRNA guanosine(34) transglycosylase Tgt, with protein sequence MTRECFMNFELDGTDGQARRGRLKFPRGTVETPAFMPVGTYGTVKGMLPRDIEESGAHIILGNTFHLMLRPGTEIIKQHGDLHDFMQWKGPILTDSGGFQVFSLGKLRKITEEGVSFQSPVNGDKVFLDPEKSIEVQRDLGSDIVMIFDECTPYPATEQEARSSMELSMRWAKRSKDAHGDSPSALFGIIQGGMYTDLRKESLDGLTEIGFDGYAIGGLSVGEPKEEMLKVLNGLTEHMPEDKPRYLMGVGKPQDIVEAVRRGVDMFDCVMPTRNARNGHYFTSAGVLKIRNAKNKTDTGPIDPECDCYTCKNFSRSYMHHLDKCGEILGPQLATIHNIRYYQNLMQGLRDAIAEQRLDEFVDEFYLKTGYEPAP encoded by the coding sequence ATGACCCGCGAATGTTTTATGAATTTTGAACTGGATGGTACCGATGGCCAGGCTCGCCGAGGACGATTGAAGTTTCCTCGCGGTACGGTGGAAACACCGGCCTTTATGCCAGTAGGCACCTACGGCACTGTGAAAGGCATGTTGCCGCGGGATATCGAGGAAAGCGGGGCACACATTATTTTGGGTAACACCTTTCACCTGATGCTGCGTCCGGGCACAGAGATCATCAAGCAGCACGGCGATCTGCACGACTTCATGCAGTGGAAGGGTCCGATTCTGACTGACTCTGGTGGTTTTCAGGTGTTCAGCCTGGGCAAGTTGCGCAAGATTACCGAAGAGGGAGTATCGTTCCAGTCACCTGTAAATGGTGACAAAGTGTTCCTCGACCCCGAGAAGTCTATCGAAGTGCAGCGCGATCTCGGTTCCGACATCGTGATGATATTTGATGAGTGTACGCCGTACCCGGCCACTGAGCAGGAAGCCCGCAGCTCCATGGAGTTGTCGATGCGCTGGGCCAAACGCAGTAAAGATGCTCACGGTGACAGCCCTTCGGCACTGTTCGGTATTATTCAGGGTGGCATGTACACCGATCTGCGTAAGGAGTCACTGGATGGCCTGACCGAAATCGGTTTTGACGGCTATGCCATTGGCGGTCTGTCGGTCGGTGAGCCAAAAGAGGAGATGCTCAAGGTGCTCAATGGCCTGACTGAGCATATGCCGGAAGATAAGCCGCGCTACCTGATGGGCGTTGGCAAGCCGCAGGACATCGTCGAGGCGGTTCGCCGTGGTGTGGATATGTTTGACTGCGTGATGCCTACCCGCAATGCTCGCAATGGCCACTACTTTACCAGTGCTGGTGTATTGAAGATTCGCAATGCCAAAAACAAGACCGATACCGGCCCAATCGATCCGGAATGCGATTGCTACACCTGCAAAAACTTCAGCCGCAGTTACATGCACCACCTGGATAAATGTGGTGAGATTCTCGGTCCGCAGCTGGCGACTATCCACAATATTCGTTACTACCAGAACCTGATGCAGGGGCTGAGAGATGCCATTGCCGAACAGCGATTGGACGAGTTTGTTGACGAGTTCTACTTGAAAACCGGCTACGAGCCCGCACCTTAA
- the queA gene encoding tRNA preQ1(34) S-adenosylmethionine ribosyltransferase-isomerase QueA gives MRRDQFFYELPDELIARQPAAERRGSRLLCLDGPSGELSHCQFPDILDRIQPGDLMVFNNTRVIPARLFGQKESGGKIEVLVERLLTHEASGKRLLAHVRASKSPKPGTRLLFEGDVSAVMLARQGELFELEFEGERGALEILETIGHMPLPPYIDREDVESDRERYQTVYAQTPGAVAAPTAGLHFDDELLDQLKAKGVEVAFVTLHVGAGTFQPVRADNIRDHQMHAEVIEVSAEVCQQVQDAKARGNRVIAVGTTSVRCLESAARSGEIQTYSGDTDIFIFPGYEYRVVDALLTNFHLPESTLIMLVSAFAGYQNTMNAYREAVANKYRFFSYGDAMFITRNPQAPKESLA, from the coding sequence ATGCGTCGTGACCAGTTTTTCTACGAACTTCCCGATGAGCTGATTGCTCGTCAGCCCGCTGCCGAACGGCGAGGCAGTCGTCTTTTATGTCTTGATGGCCCAAGTGGTGAGCTGAGCCATTGCCAGTTTCCCGACATTCTCGATCGCATTCAGCCAGGCGACCTGATGGTGTTCAACAATACACGGGTTATCCCCGCACGTTTGTTTGGCCAGAAGGAGAGCGGTGGCAAGATTGAGGTTCTGGTGGAACGCCTGTTGACCCATGAAGCCAGTGGCAAGCGTCTTTTGGCTCATGTGCGTGCCAGCAAGTCTCCCAAGCCAGGTACCCGGCTGCTGTTTGAGGGAGATGTGAGTGCAGTGATGCTGGCTCGTCAGGGCGAGTTGTTCGAGCTTGAGTTTGAGGGCGAGCGCGGCGCACTGGAAATTCTCGAAACCATCGGTCATATGCCACTGCCTCCTTATATAGATAGAGAGGATGTGGAGAGCGACCGCGAGCGCTACCAAACTGTTTACGCGCAAACACCAGGTGCGGTTGCAGCTCCTACTGCTGGTCTTCATTTTGATGACGAGCTGCTGGATCAGCTGAAAGCCAAGGGGGTTGAGGTTGCCTTCGTTACCTTGCACGTTGGTGCCGGGACTTTTCAGCCGGTCCGCGCGGACAATATTCGGGATCACCAGATGCACGCCGAAGTGATTGAGGTGAGTGCGGAGGTCTGCCAACAGGTGCAAGACGCCAAGGCGCGAGGTAATCGAGTGATCGCGGTGGGTACCACCAGCGTCCGCTGTTTGGAATCGGCCGCGCGCAGTGGCGAAATCCAAACCTACAGCGGGGATACCGATATCTTTATCTTCCCCGGCTACGAATACCGGGTGGTGGATGCGCTGTTGACTAATTTCCATTTGCCGGAATCCACACTGATCATGCTGGTCAGCGCTTTTGCCGGCTACCAAAACACCATGAACGCCTACCGCGAAGCGGTGGCGAATAAATACCGTTTTTTCAGTTACGGGGACGCAATGTTCATTACCCGTAACCCGCAAGCACCCAAGGAATCTCTGGCATGA
- a CDS encoding prolyl oligopeptidase family serine peptidase, producing the protein MAASAIFMFSLNVHASDDSDPYQWLENTGSADVIEWVESQNKKTVEQLTAEPGFDQLRARFLSLYQSDDRLPGRGELRQHRGMVYALEQSTEHPRGVLRRVSVESYGRSSALWEVLVDIDAIADEEGKNWYIPLFRLSFSPDGSRVLLGLSDGGSEAISYREFDLHKREFVKGGFSTPVARQFAVWENENTLQIAIVLASDEATESGYPRIVRRWQRGTDLKSAQSVYEGSRSHVLIAPTIASSASYSKPLILDAKNFSEGSVYAVDGQKGLVKLEFPQEVMDFAWYGLHGIDQTIFLSLQADWAVGGQVFRAGDVVGVNLRKIIAQGGKSAGAVETVFSSAENQAIRMIDGVVVSKDTLLVNALCDVISCLKSISLDDKGSWVTQDVQLPGQGTVNPVGGTDVNSPVSLWTYESFLTAPQLLAIEQNAAPTVRAQQAPFDGHEEFETTQMFALAKDGTKIPYFVVHKKRLKLDGSSPVVMYGYGGFGLSVPASYEPRYIGPFHDIWLKQGGIFVSVNPRGGGEYGPKWYSVAKRQTRQTVYDDIYAVTEDLIQRGFTAKGKVGFVGGSNGGLTAGVVATQRPDLFGASVSLVPLLDMMRFHKLLAGASWIDEYGNPEVDADREALLGYSPYQNIDVDTKYPEIFFMTSTQDDHVHPGHARKMAARMMASGHPTLFYEAKEGGHAMAVNDEGRAFNSAMITSYFIRQLMKTRDH; encoded by the coding sequence ATGGCAGCCTCAGCAATCTTCATGTTCTCCCTGAATGTACATGCTTCGGATGACAGCGACCCGTATCAGTGGCTAGAGAACACCGGGTCGGCAGATGTGATCGAATGGGTGGAAAGTCAGAACAAAAAAACTGTAGAACAACTGACCGCGGAGCCAGGCTTTGATCAGCTCAGGGCGCGGTTTCTGTCGCTCTATCAGTCTGATGATCGTCTTCCTGGACGTGGTGAACTTCGGCAGCACCGTGGCATGGTTTACGCGCTGGAGCAGTCAACGGAGCACCCCCGCGGTGTTTTGAGAAGAGTTTCCGTTGAGAGCTATGGTCGTTCGAGTGCTCTATGGGAGGTTTTGGTAGATATTGACGCCATCGCTGACGAGGAGGGTAAGAATTGGTACATACCGCTCTTTAGACTCAGCTTTTCCCCAGATGGCAGCCGTGTGCTTCTAGGGTTGTCAGATGGTGGGTCGGAAGCGATTTCTTATCGAGAATTTGACCTGCACAAAAGGGAATTTGTGAAAGGAGGCTTTAGTACGCCAGTGGCTCGTCAATTTGCTGTTTGGGAAAACGAGAACACGCTGCAGATTGCTATTGTTCTTGCCTCGGACGAAGCAACAGAGTCTGGATACCCCAGGATAGTTAGACGTTGGCAGCGCGGCACAGACTTGAAAAGTGCCCAGTCAGTCTACGAGGGTTCAAGAAGTCATGTCCTGATCGCACCAACCATTGCGAGTTCCGCGAGCTACAGCAAACCGTTGATCCTGGATGCAAAGAACTTTTCTGAAGGAAGTGTGTACGCAGTAGACGGCCAAAAAGGGCTCGTGAAGCTGGAGTTTCCTCAAGAAGTCATGGACTTTGCTTGGTACGGCCTGCATGGCATTGACCAGACGATTTTTCTGTCGCTTCAAGCAGATTGGGCAGTCGGCGGGCAGGTCTTTCGTGCCGGCGATGTCGTCGGAGTCAATCTTCGAAAAATCATCGCTCAGGGTGGCAAAAGCGCAGGTGCTGTTGAAACAGTTTTCTCAAGCGCAGAAAACCAGGCAATTCGCATGATTGACGGCGTCGTCGTCTCAAAAGACACACTGCTGGTCAATGCACTTTGTGATGTAATTTCCTGCCTTAAAAGCATCTCCCTTGATGACAAGGGGAGCTGGGTTACTCAGGATGTGCAGTTGCCTGGACAAGGCACAGTAAATCCTGTTGGGGGCACGGATGTTAATTCCCCGGTCAGTCTGTGGACATATGAGAGTTTCCTGACAGCGCCGCAGTTGCTCGCAATTGAGCAAAACGCGGCCCCGACAGTTAGAGCTCAGCAAGCGCCCTTTGATGGGCATGAAGAATTCGAAACAACGCAGATGTTCGCCTTGGCAAAGGACGGCACAAAAATCCCGTATTTTGTTGTCCATAAGAAGAGGCTGAAACTTGACGGTAGCTCGCCTGTAGTTATGTATGGATATGGTGGTTTTGGATTAAGCGTACCGGCATCGTATGAGCCTCGTTACATCGGGCCATTTCATGACATTTGGCTCAAGCAGGGTGGCATTTTTGTTTCGGTGAACCCTCGGGGTGGCGGGGAATATGGTCCCAAATGGTACAGCGTTGCCAAACGGCAAACGCGACAAACGGTGTACGATGATATTTACGCCGTCACCGAGGATTTGATTCAGCGAGGATTTACCGCCAAAGGGAAAGTTGGCTTTGTCGGCGGGTCTAACGGTGGGCTTACTGCAGGCGTGGTGGCAACACAGAGGCCAGACCTGTTTGGTGCGTCTGTTTCTCTTGTGCCACTGCTTGACATGATGCGGTTCCATAAGCTCCTGGCCGGAGCGAGCTGGATAGATGAATATGGAAATCCAGAAGTTGATGCAGATAGAGAGGCGCTGTTGGGATATTCGCCCTATCAGAACATTGATGTGGATACAAAATATCCAGAAATTTTCTTCATGACATCCACTCAAGACGATCATGTACATCCTGGGCATGCGAGAAAGATGGCCGCCAGGATGATGGCCTCCGGTCATCCGACGCTCTTCTACGAGGCGAAAGAAGGAGGGCATGCTATGGCGGTGAATGATGAAGGGAGGGCGTTCAATTCGGCAATGATAACGTCATATTTCATTCGCCAGTTGATGAAGACCCGCGACCACTAA
- a CDS encoding TonB-dependent receptor produces the protein MNKRTTLLGVIASIFGASTSGGVAAQQPGVTQIEEVIVTASRRDERLRDVASSVTAVGSQQLQELSASSLDDFVGQIPNINFTGGGASNRMLILRGISTSTFEQSATVATYIDDVTVGSSTALAVGSRFKPDVNTFDIERVEVLRGPQGTRYGANSLGGLLKYVTKSPDTEQTSFDVRLDANAVSHGGNGYGVEAAGNFPLSDTTAIRVSAFSREEAGYIDNLVTGKKDVNDLKSSGGRISLLTKPGENLTLQATAMLQSTDIDGNPEVRIDIPSLEPVFGDYKQERWAPEPLNQDLELYSLTVRYDFGGAVLTSTTAYNVIDVSSVTDWTRIEGGEFSGFPGVVSFPDKLNTKTEKWSQEIKLSSAANDVLEWSVGAYLTGEDSYLRSLEQGLLADGTPSTDEPTWGGGGFTTGTAENMFSSSWQSEFKHTGIFGEITYHLSYTFDITGGVRWSSNETEFDQTLGGLWQCSTFDAGVPSTCDANNENVFPHVKSDDDATTFLITPRWHISDSTMLYARAAQGFRPGGPNSLSPSAIAAGAGVVYDSDSLTNYEIGVKTLLADNRVSIDLAAFYIDWDDIQIRQISGGFAYTGNGGKASSEGIELAVTARPTDNLSISFNLGTLDAKLEEDAPGVGAVAGDKLPNAPDLTHGGTISYDFPEFNGYNIGIGGSWRHVDDRLGDLGAAERLVLESYDTYNLHASLSNDRFVLRAYVKNLTDERGIDSVSPFFSTAIVSRPRTVGLSLTMSF, from the coding sequence ATGAATAAAAGAACCACATTATTGGGAGTAATTGCTTCAATCTTCGGGGCTTCTACCAGCGGTGGCGTAGCCGCCCAACAACCCGGTGTTACACAGATTGAGGAGGTCATCGTTACCGCTTCGCGCCGTGACGAGAGACTGCGCGATGTTGCGTCGTCAGTGACCGCTGTTGGCAGCCAGCAACTACAGGAGTTAAGTGCCTCAAGCCTCGACGACTTTGTTGGCCAGATACCCAATATCAATTTCACTGGCGGAGGCGCCTCTAATCGAATGCTCATCCTGAGGGGAATCAGTACCTCGACGTTTGAGCAGAGTGCGACCGTGGCAACCTACATCGACGATGTAACCGTTGGTTCATCGACAGCCCTGGCCGTCGGCTCCAGGTTTAAGCCGGACGTAAATACCTTTGATATTGAGCGGGTCGAGGTTCTGCGTGGGCCGCAGGGTACGCGATATGGTGCGAATTCGCTTGGCGGGCTGCTCAAATACGTGACCAAATCACCAGACACAGAGCAAACTTCCTTCGATGTTCGACTTGACGCTAACGCTGTCTCGCATGGCGGCAATGGCTACGGCGTAGAAGCCGCAGGCAACTTCCCGCTCAGCGATACCACGGCTATCCGGGTCAGCGCTTTCAGCCGAGAGGAAGCGGGCTACATTGACAACCTCGTAACTGGCAAAAAGGATGTCAATGACCTCAAGAGCAGCGGCGGGCGGATTTCGTTGCTCACCAAGCCTGGTGAGAACCTGACCCTTCAGGCAACCGCCATGTTGCAGAGTACCGATATCGATGGCAACCCAGAAGTTCGCATTGATATTCCCTCGCTCGAACCAGTTTTCGGTGATTATAAGCAGGAACGCTGGGCACCAGAGCCATTGAATCAGGATCTCGAACTATACTCGCTGACAGTGCGCTATGACTTTGGCGGTGCTGTACTGACATCGACAACGGCCTACAACGTCATAGATGTTTCCAGTGTAACCGATTGGACCCGCATTGAGGGTGGCGAGTTTTCGGGTTTCCCTGGCGTTGTATCATTTCCCGACAAACTTAACACCAAAACAGAGAAGTGGTCACAAGAGATCAAGCTTTCGTCCGCTGCAAATGACGTGCTGGAGTGGTCGGTAGGTGCTTACCTGACCGGCGAGGACTCTTACTTACGTAGTTTGGAGCAAGGGCTCCTGGCTGACGGAACGCCGAGCACAGATGAACCGACTTGGGGCGGAGGTGGCTTCACCACGGGTACGGCAGAAAATATGTTTTCATCCAGCTGGCAGTCTGAGTTTAAACATACCGGAATTTTTGGCGAAATCACTTATCATCTGAGTTATACGTTTGACATCACCGGCGGTGTTCGGTGGAGCAGCAACGAGACAGAGTTTGACCAGACACTGGGCGGCCTGTGGCAGTGCAGTACCTTTGATGCCGGCGTACCGTCGACCTGTGACGCCAACAATGAGAATGTCTTCCCCCACGTAAAGTCAGACGACGATGCAACGACGTTTCTGATCACACCGCGCTGGCATATTTCAGACTCGACCATGTTGTACGCCCGTGCGGCTCAGGGATTCCGCCCAGGCGGGCCCAATTCACTTTCTCCCTCTGCCATAGCTGCAGGCGCTGGGGTAGTGTACGACTCGGACTCGCTGACCAACTACGAAATTGGCGTCAAGACCTTGCTGGCCGACAATCGCGTATCAATTGATCTGGCTGCGTTCTACATCGACTGGGACGATATCCAGATTCGCCAGATCAGTGGCGGTTTTGCGTACACCGGAAATGGCGGCAAGGCAAGCAGCGAAGGGATCGAACTCGCTGTCACAGCGCGTCCAACCGATAATTTGTCCATCAGTTTTAACCTCGGCACCCTGGATGCCAAACTCGAAGAGGATGCGCCCGGTGTTGGCGCCGTTGCCGGCGATAAGCTGCCCAATGCGCCCGATCTCACTCACGGTGGAACCATCAGTTACGACTTTCCGGAATTCAATGGTTACAACATCGGCATCGGCGGTTCGTGGCGGCACGTGGATGATCGCCTCGGTGACCTCGGCGCTGCTGAGCGATTGGTGCTCGAGTCTTACGATACCTATAACTTACATGCGAGCTTGAGCAATGATCGGTTTGTGTTGCGCGCCTATGTCAAAAATCTGACCGACGAGCGAGGAATCGATTCTGTATCGCCATTCTTCTCGACTGCCATTGTTTCTCGACCGCGTACAGTGGGTTTGTCACTGACAATGAGTTTTTAG
- a CDS encoding FecR domain-containing protein, protein MSNIREFPSSNERRLEEAGDWIAAIERGLTEEEEQELGSWLSRSRTNCKLFMELAQLWDNMDALGRLADLFPEPQPERRYLSSRALFAMAASVVAAISLFAIVQMQDIGDSVTQEFVSVADTRSYDTAIGEQATYELSDGSIITLNTNSRVRVNYTETDRLLMLDRGEVHVKVAHDPGRPLSVMVGNKMVQAVGTEFNVEITQDQSIELVVTEGVVLVGVVETPIDVLSQDAPLRLTQSSAIISAGEGALIAANDQDTESIEAERIESDEIAVKLSWRGGNLIFRGESLEEAVTEVGRYTAVEFIFLDEDAKAVQVAGLFKAGDVEGLLATLRNHFNIVYEWQGDNRILLSAQK, encoded by the coding sequence ATGAGTAATATCAGAGAGTTTCCTTCCAGCAATGAGCGTCGACTTGAAGAGGCTGGCGATTGGATCGCCGCGATTGAACGGGGTCTCACGGAGGAGGAAGAGCAGGAACTGGGCAGTTGGCTGTCACGCAGTAGAACCAATTGCAAGCTATTCATGGAGCTAGCGCAGCTCTGGGACAACATGGATGCACTTGGCCGCCTGGCGGATCTATTCCCTGAACCACAGCCGGAGCGGCGCTACCTTTCGAGTCGGGCGTTATTCGCCATGGCGGCAAGCGTGGTGGCGGCGATTTCACTCTTCGCCATTGTTCAAATGCAGGACATCGGCGACTCCGTGACCCAGGAATTTGTGTCAGTTGCTGACACCCGCTCGTACGATACTGCGATTGGTGAGCAGGCAACCTACGAACTGTCAGATGGCTCGATCATTACCCTGAATACGAACAGTCGCGTTCGAGTCAACTACACAGAAACCGATCGCTTGTTAATGCTTGATCGCGGCGAGGTGCACGTTAAGGTCGCCCACGATCCCGGCAGACCTTTGAGCGTCATGGTAGGCAACAAGATGGTGCAGGCGGTTGGTACCGAATTCAATGTGGAAATCACGCAGGACCAGAGTATAGAGCTTGTGGTGACCGAAGGTGTTGTGCTGGTTGGCGTTGTAGAGACTCCAATAGATGTGCTGTCACAGGATGCGCCCCTGCGTCTCACGCAATCATCCGCGATCATCAGCGCCGGCGAAGGGGCGCTGATTGCGGCCAACGACCAAGACACAGAGTCCATTGAAGCTGAACGCATTGAAAGTGACGAGATCGCTGTAAAACTGTCCTGGCGTGGGGGAAATCTGATCTTCCGCGGCGAGTCATTGGAGGAGGCCGTTACCGAGGTCGGACGATATACAGCGGTTGAGTTTATATTTCTTGACGAAGATGCAAAAGCTGTTCAAGTCGCAGGCCTCTTCAAAGCAGGTGACGTTGAGGGGCTGCTCGCCACTTTGCGCAATCACTTCAATATTGTCTACGAGTGGCAGGGCGACAATCGAATCCTCCTTAGCGCACAGAAGTAG
- a CDS encoding sigma-70 family RNA polymerase sigma factor, with the protein MQETYVRVCQSHTAGEIRSPRSFMYRTARNIALNYTNKAETRLTESLEAAGDGSVQAWFDPSGDTFERVCNIEEFALFCDAVRSLPLQCRRAFVLKRVYGHSYSEIAQKLQISEKTVEKHISKGLIRCRSYLSALDDQYGGQA; encoded by the coding sequence GTGCAGGAAACTTACGTCCGCGTATGCCAGTCACACACGGCAGGCGAAATCCGATCACCTCGATCATTTATGTATCGCACAGCACGTAATATTGCGCTGAACTACACCAACAAGGCGGAGACTCGGCTGACAGAGAGCCTTGAAGCAGCAGGCGATGGAAGCGTCCAGGCATGGTTCGACCCGAGCGGAGACACCTTCGAGCGGGTTTGCAATATTGAAGAATTTGCTTTGTTCTGCGATGCCGTGAGAAGCCTTCCGCTTCAGTGTCGTCGCGCATTTGTACTGAAGAGAGTTTACGGGCACTCCTATAGCGAGATCGCCCAAAAATTACAGATCAGCGAAAAAACTGTGGAAAAGCATATTTCAAAAGGCCTTATACGCTGTCGCAGCTATTTGTCAGCTCTGGACGACCAGTACGGAGGTCAGGCATGA
- a CDS encoding helix-turn-helix domain-containing protein: MSIEKPEKTRSAVVFPKNRRLLEQLGENIKLACKRRGYTQVLISERTGLSRLTIRKIEKGDPSVSIGHYLAVLSVLGLAGDFAKVAQDDELGHKLQDIKLIGKKSGTQP, translated from the coding sequence ATGTCCATAGAAAAACCGGAAAAGACTCGATCTGCTGTTGTTTTTCCCAAGAATCGGCGCCTGTTGGAACAACTTGGCGAGAACATCAAGCTCGCATGTAAACGCAGAGGCTATACCCAGGTTTTGATCTCCGAACGCACCGGCCTCAGTCGCCTGACCATCCGCAAAATTGAGAAGGGTGACCCCAGCGTTTCCATCGGCCATTATCTTGCCGTACTCAGCGTCCTCGGCCTGGCAGGTGATTTTGCCAAGGTCGCACAGGACGATGAACTGGGTCACAAGCTGCAGGACATCAAACTGATCGGCAAAAAATCAGGAACACAGCCTTGA
- a CDS encoding type II toxin-antitoxin system HipA family toxin translates to MSTEVFVFADWEEFEEPTLVGTLRSSAARQKEHFSFSYDTDWLRSPYAQQIDPELNLYSGEQHGEDDKNFRVFLDSCPDRWGRLLMKRREAIQARQEARRPRVLNEIDYLLGVHDLHRAGALRFKRKLDGPFLDNDERLAAPPLSSLRELEHAARQVEENADSDDPEYIKWLYMLMSPGSSLGGARPKASVTDEDGHLWIAKFPSQHDDYDIAAWEYVAYMLALDAGVIMPECRIEKFGSHHHTFLTKRFDRTAESRLHFTSAMTQLGYYDGDYAASYLELAQFLTEHGANTKEDLAQLWRRIVFYIAISNTDDHLRNHGFIYNKGGWLLSPAYDINPVTPANGLHLNITDSDNSLDYELAMEVIDFFQLDRGQATKIKDEVLASIGSWRAKASAIGIGRSEQNLMEPAFNL, encoded by the coding sequence ATGAGTACGGAGGTCTTTGTCTTTGCAGACTGGGAGGAGTTCGAAGAGCCAACGCTTGTTGGAACACTTCGCTCATCCGCCGCTCGCCAAAAAGAGCATTTTAGCTTCAGCTATGACACTGACTGGCTGCGGTCCCCCTATGCTCAGCAAATTGACCCAGAACTCAACCTCTATTCCGGCGAACAGCATGGTGAAGACGACAAGAATTTCCGCGTATTTTTAGATTCATGCCCGGATCGCTGGGGGCGTTTGTTAATGAAACGGCGCGAGGCAATTCAGGCCCGACAGGAAGCGCGTCGTCCACGAGTCCTGAATGAAATTGATTATCTCCTGGGCGTACACGATCTTCACCGGGCTGGCGCACTGCGATTCAAACGCAAACTGGACGGGCCTTTTCTGGACAACGATGAGCGCCTTGCCGCCCCACCACTCTCATCCTTGAGAGAACTGGAGCACGCAGCCAGGCAAGTGGAAGAAAATGCCGATAGCGATGATCCTGAGTACATAAAATGGTTATACATGCTCATGTCACCAGGCTCTTCGTTGGGTGGAGCCCGTCCCAAAGCCAGTGTGACCGATGAGGATGGGCACCTATGGATCGCCAAGTTCCCCAGCCAGCACGATGATTATGATATTGCCGCCTGGGAATATGTTGCCTATATGCTCGCTCTGGATGCTGGTGTCATCATGCCGGAGTGCCGGATTGAGAAGTTTGGCAGCCACCACCATACTTTTCTGACCAAGCGTTTCGATCGCACTGCAGAAAGCCGCCTCCATTTCACATCGGCGATGACCCAGCTCGGCTATTACGATGGTGATTATGCAGCCAGTTATCTGGAGCTCGCGCAATTCCTGACAGAGCACGGCGCAAACACCAAAGAAGACCTTGCGCAGTTATGGCGTCGCATTGTCTTTTACATAGCGATATCGAACACTGACGACCATCTCCGTAACCACGGATTCATATACAACAAGGGGGGCTGGCTGCTGTCTCCTGCGTACGATATTAACCCGGTCACACCGGCCAATGGATTGCACCTCAATATCACCGACAGCGATAACAGTCTGGACTATGAGCTGGCTATGGAGGTCATCGATTTCTTTCAGCTCGACCGCGGGCAAGCAACGAAAATTAAAGATGAAGTACTCGCCAGTATTGGCAGTTGGAGGGCTAAAGCAAGTGCCATCGGGATTGGCAGAAGTGAGCAGAACTTAATGGAACCAGCGTTTAACCTCTAA